The following proteins come from a genomic window of Corallococcus sp. NCRR:
- a CDS encoding DsbA family oxidoreductase, giving the protein MKTLHKPLQITVYQDVLCSWCYLADQRLEVLRQEFGDAVRWSVRPYPLRLHDVLPTEREVRGLVEEVKRAQREPDPTASLLSTDLWLGGDPPRSSVPALAALEAARLQGPQARAFLARSMQRAALEQGVNVSRSDVVFELASRVGLSMNQFSAAFRSEETRRLIYDEHRLAGSRGVRGVPTLVIGGRWMLCGLRESSEYREHILACLGKVAVPRSGSSERLVH; this is encoded by the coding sequence ATGAAAACGCTGCACAAGCCGCTGCAGATCACCGTCTACCAGGATGTGCTGTGCTCCTGGTGCTACCTCGCCGACCAACGGTTGGAGGTGCTTCGCCAGGAGTTTGGCGACGCCGTCCGCTGGAGCGTGCGTCCCTACCCCTTGCGTCTGCACGACGTCCTGCCCACGGAGCGCGAAGTGCGCGGGCTGGTGGAAGAGGTGAAGCGCGCGCAGCGCGAACCCGACCCCACGGCCTCGCTGCTCTCCACGGACCTGTGGCTCGGCGGTGATCCGCCGCGCTCCAGCGTGCCGGCGCTGGCGGCACTGGAAGCAGCGCGGTTGCAGGGGCCGCAGGCGCGGGCCTTCCTCGCGCGGTCCATGCAGCGCGCCGCGCTGGAGCAGGGCGTCAACGTGTCGCGCTCGGATGTGGTGTTCGAGCTGGCGTCGCGCGTGGGCCTGTCCATGAACCAGTTCTCCGCGGCCTTCCGTTCGGAAGAGACGCGCCGGCTCATCTACGACGAGCACCGGCTGGCCGGCAGCCGCGGCGTGCGCGGCGTGCCCACGCTGGTGATTGGCGGCCGGTGGATGCTGTGCGGCCTGCGCGAATCGTCCGAGTACCGCGAGCACATCCTCGCGTGCCTGGGCAAGGTCGCCGTGCCCCGCTCGGGCTCCTCCGAGCGGCTGGTGCACTGA
- a CDS encoding carboxypeptidase regulatory-like domain-containing protein: MKHYIRAAGGAVLGLLAMACGDGGFTPDPGVRTEDAEAVDLENLRILVSGEARVFPEAAGMAAAPASLTGMALTVEEPLRVAVNDAAATFATGEVSEDGAFRITGVPVRDVHQGLAVGLVHEGLVRSTTLVYDTAFTGTRPRTDIIDARAWALPTAFVDQLGAAVGAPRLQGHTGDPAATLASAGFVLGRVVDVNGQPVSGARVALNRAELGDRVYYPSGDLTSVDTAGTAGHGLFLFVHSGAGVSSFQLSVEGTDTYVPRNIDVGPGLGVVLTVYPGRYAP, from the coding sequence ATGAAACACTACATTCGGGCGGCGGGTGGTGCCGTGCTCGGGCTGTTGGCGATGGCCTGTGGCGACGGCGGCTTCACACCGGACCCCGGCGTGCGGACCGAGGACGCCGAGGCGGTGGACCTGGAAAACCTTCGCATCCTCGTGAGCGGCGAGGCGCGCGTGTTCCCGGAGGCAGCGGGCATGGCCGCGGCACCGGCGTCGCTCACCGGGATGGCGCTCACCGTGGAGGAGCCGCTGCGCGTGGCCGTCAACGACGCGGCCGCCACCTTCGCCACCGGCGAGGTGTCCGAGGACGGCGCCTTCCGCATCACCGGCGTGCCCGTGCGCGACGTGCACCAGGGGCTCGCGGTGGGGCTCGTGCACGAAGGCCTCGTGCGCAGCACCACGCTCGTCTACGACACCGCCTTCACCGGCACCCGTCCGCGCACGGACATCATCGACGCGCGGGCGTGGGCCCTGCCCACCGCGTTCGTGGATCAGCTGGGCGCCGCCGTGGGTGCGCCGCGCCTCCAGGGCCACACCGGGGACCCGGCGGCCACCCTGGCCTCCGCGGGCTTCGTGCTGGGGCGCGTGGTGGACGTGAACGGCCAGCCCGTGAGCGGCGCGCGCGTGGCGCTGAACCGCGCGGAGCTGGGGGACCGCGTCTACTACCCGTCCGGTGACCTGACGTCCGTGGACACCGCGGGCACCGCGGGCCACGGGCTGTTCCTCTTCGTGCACTCGGGCGCCGGAGTGTCCTCGTTCCAGCTGTCCGTGGAGGGCACCGACACCTACGTGCCACGCAACATCGACGTGGGCCCGGGGCTGGGCGTCGTCCTCACCGTCTATCCAGGCCGCTACGCACCCTGA